The proteins below come from a single Nocardiopsis gilva YIM 90087 genomic window:
- the dnaJ gene encoding molecular chaperone DnaJ — translation MSTKDYLEKDYYKVLGVSKTATQDEIKQSYRKLARENHPDANTADPKAEERFKEISEAYSVLSDEERRKEYDEARSLFGGSYQPGGGTGPGGFDLGDLFGHGQAGGGVGGERLSDLFGGLFGGRGRTSTRSRRGSDVETETTLTFSEAAHGVTRSFKMTSDAACGTCKGTGARAGSAPRMCPKCSGTGHDNTNLGGFSLSEPCSQCKGRGLVVDDPCPVCNGSGRGKSTRTVQTRIPAGVSDGQRIRIKGKGAPGEHGGPAGDLYVVVHVQPHPVFGKTGDNLTITVPVTFPEATLGADVRVPTLNGMPVTVKIPPGTPNGRTFRVRGKGADRRDGTKGDMLVTLEVSVPRTLSEDARAALEKFRAATADQDPRRDLETRAKGM, via the coding sequence ATGAGCACCAAGGACTACCTGGAGAAGGACTACTACAAGGTCCTCGGAGTCTCAAAGACGGCCACGCAGGACGAGATCAAGCAGTCCTATCGCAAGCTCGCGCGGGAGAACCACCCCGACGCCAACACCGCCGATCCCAAGGCCGAAGAGCGCTTCAAGGAGATCTCCGAGGCCTACAGCGTTCTGTCGGATGAAGAGCGCCGCAAGGAGTACGACGAGGCGCGGTCGCTGTTCGGCGGCTCCTACCAGCCCGGCGGGGGAACCGGGCCGGGCGGATTCGACCTGGGCGACCTCTTCGGGCACGGCCAGGCCGGCGGCGGCGTCGGCGGCGAGCGGCTGAGCGACCTGTTCGGCGGGCTGTTCGGCGGCCGGGGGCGCACCAGCACGCGGTCGCGGCGCGGTTCCGACGTGGAGACCGAGACCACGCTGACCTTCAGCGAGGCGGCGCACGGCGTCACCCGGTCGTTCAAGATGACCAGTGACGCCGCCTGCGGCACCTGCAAGGGGACGGGGGCCCGGGCCGGGTCCGCGCCCCGCATGTGCCCCAAGTGCTCCGGCACCGGGCACGACAACACGAACCTGGGAGGGTTCTCCCTCTCAGAGCCCTGCAGTCAGTGCAAGGGGCGCGGGCTCGTCGTGGACGATCCCTGCCCCGTGTGCAACGGCAGCGGTCGGGGGAAGAGCACCCGCACGGTCCAGACGAGGATCCCCGCGGGGGTCTCCGACGGCCAGCGGATCAGGATCAAGGGCAAGGGCGCGCCGGGGGAACACGGGGGACCGGCCGGAGACCTCTACGTGGTGGTTCATGTGCAGCCGCACCCAGTGTTCGGCAAGACCGGCGACAACCTGACGATCACCGTTCCGGTGACCTTCCCCGAGGCGACGCTCGGCGCCGATGTGCGCGTGCCGACCCTCAACGGGATGCCGGTGACGGTGAAGATCCCCCCGGGCACGCCGAACGGGCGCACGTTCCGGGTCCGGGGCAAGGGCGCGGACCGCCGCGACGGAACCAAGGGCGACATGCTCGTGACCCTTGAGGTGTCGGTGCCCAGGACGCTGAGCGAGGACGCCCGCGCGGCCCTGGAGAAGTTCCGGGCGGCAACGGCGGACCAGGACCCGCGCCGTGACTTGGAGACGCGGGCGAAGGGAATGTGA
- the grpE gene encoding nucleotide exchange factor GrpE, giving the protein MALPENENGHEQQGPVIRDKRRIDPETGELRTPEAAEAAAPDAAESAGTAEAPAAEASSAELAEAKQQAAELLNDLKRLQAEYANYRKRVERDRAAVREQGLAQVLGELLPILDDIGRAREHDELNGGFKSVGEALESAVTKLGLKKYGEKDDEFDPTVHEALTMVPMPGVTTPTVIEVFQPGYVIGERVIRPARVVVAGPAEDEGTEPEGGAEAASAPEDAAETPAAESGPDGEEKK; this is encoded by the coding sequence ATGGCGCTGCCGGAGAACGAGAACGGTCACGAGCAGCAGGGTCCGGTGATCCGCGACAAGCGTCGCATCGATCCCGAGACCGGTGAGCTGCGGACGCCGGAGGCGGCGGAGGCCGCCGCCCCGGACGCGGCCGAATCGGCGGGCACGGCGGAGGCCCCCGCTGCCGAAGCCAGCAGCGCGGAACTCGCCGAGGCCAAGCAGCAGGCCGCCGAGCTGCTGAACGACCTCAAGCGGTTGCAGGCGGAGTACGCCAACTACCGCAAGCGGGTCGAGCGCGACCGGGCCGCCGTTCGGGAGCAGGGGCTCGCCCAGGTTCTGGGTGAGCTACTGCCGATCCTGGACGACATCGGGCGGGCCCGGGAGCACGACGAGCTCAACGGCGGGTTCAAGTCCGTCGGCGAGGCGCTGGAGTCCGCGGTCACCAAGCTGGGGCTGAAGAAGTACGGGGAGAAGGACGACGAGTTCGACCCCACCGTGCACGAGGCCCTGACCATGGTGCCGATGCCCGGTGTCACCACCCCGACAGTGATCGAGGTGTTCCAGCCCGGGTACGTCATCGGGGAACGGGTGATCCGCCCGGCCCGCGTGGTCGTGGCGGGGCCCGCCGAGGACGAGGGCACCGAGCCGGAGGGGGGCGCGGAGGCGGCCTCCGCCCCGGAGGACGCGGCCGAGACACCGGCCGCCGAGTCCGGGCCCGACGGCGAGGAAAAGAAGTAG
- the dnaK gene encoding molecular chaperone DnaK, producing the protein MARAVGIDLGTTNSVVSVLEGGEPTVIANAEGARTTPSVVAFAKNGEVLVGEVAKRQAVTNVDRTIRSVKRHIGTDWKTEIDEKTFNSQQISAFVLQKLKRDAEAYLGEEVTDAVITVPAYFSDAQRQATKEAGTIAGMNVLRIINEPTSAALAYHLEKEEEATILVYDLGGGTFDVSLLEVGDGVVEVKATNGDNHLGGDDWDQAVVDWLVERFKNANGVDLSKDKMALQRLREAAEKAKIELSSSSESAINLPYITASSEGPLHLDEKLTRAEFQRLTSDLLDRTKQPFHQVMKDAGLNVDKIDHVVLVGGSTRMPAVVDLVKELTGGKEPNKGVNPDEVVAIGAALQAGVLKGEVKDVLLLDVTPLSLGIETKGGVFTKLIEKNTTIPTKRSEIFSTAADNQPSVQIQVFQGEREIAQYNKKLGVFDLTGLPPAPRGVPQIEVTFDIDANGIVNVTAKDLGTGREQSVTISGGSAMSKDDIDRMVSEAEQYAEEDRKRREEAEVRNNADSLVYQTEKVIKENEDKIPADVKAETEAAVGELKTALEGSDVEAIRSASEKVALASQKIGSAIYGQGQGADGAAGAGAEGATADAGAQAVDDVVDAEIVDEENGKRNGNA; encoded by the coding sequence ATGGCACGTGCGGTCGGTATCGACCTGGGGACGACGAACTCGGTCGTCTCGGTCCTGGAGGGCGGCGAGCCCACGGTCATCGCCAACGCCGAAGGCGCGCGGACCACCCCGTCCGTCGTTGCCTTCGCCAAGAACGGCGAGGTGCTCGTCGGCGAGGTGGCCAAGCGTCAGGCGGTCACCAACGTCGACCGGACCATTCGCTCGGTCAAGCGCCACATCGGCACCGACTGGAAGACCGAGATCGACGAGAAGACCTTCAACTCGCAGCAGATCAGCGCGTTCGTGCTGCAGAAGCTGAAGAGGGACGCCGAGGCCTACCTCGGCGAGGAGGTCACCGACGCGGTCATCACCGTTCCCGCGTACTTCAGCGACGCCCAGCGCCAGGCCACCAAGGAGGCCGGGACGATCGCGGGCATGAACGTCCTGCGCATCATCAACGAGCCCACCTCCGCCGCGCTCGCGTACCACCTGGAGAAGGAGGAAGAGGCCACCATCCTGGTCTACGACCTCGGTGGCGGTACCTTCGACGTCTCCCTGCTCGAGGTCGGCGACGGCGTGGTCGAGGTCAAGGCCACCAACGGCGACAACCACCTCGGTGGTGACGACTGGGACCAGGCCGTCGTCGACTGGCTGGTCGAGCGCTTCAAGAACGCCAACGGCGTCGACCTGTCCAAGGACAAGATGGCGCTGCAGCGGCTCCGCGAGGCCGCGGAGAAGGCCAAGATCGAGCTGTCCAGCTCGTCCGAGTCGGCCATCAACCTCCCCTACATCACGGCGTCGTCCGAGGGCCCGCTGCACCTGGACGAGAAGCTGACCCGGGCGGAGTTCCAGCGTCTGACCTCTGACCTCCTGGACCGCACCAAGCAGCCGTTCCACCAGGTCATGAAGGACGCCGGGCTCAACGTCGACAAGATCGACCACGTGGTCCTCGTCGGCGGCTCGACCCGTATGCCGGCCGTCGTCGACCTGGTCAAGGAGCTGACCGGCGGCAAGGAGCCCAACAAGGGCGTCAACCCCGACGAGGTCGTCGCCATCGGCGCGGCCCTGCAGGCCGGTGTCCTCAAGGGCGAGGTCAAGGACGTCCTCCTGCTGGACGTGACCCCGCTGTCGCTGGGCATCGAGACCAAGGGCGGCGTGTTCACCAAGCTCATCGAGAAGAACACGACCATCCCGACCAAGCGCTCGGAGATCTTCTCCACCGCGGCCGACAACCAGCCGTCGGTGCAGATCCAGGTCTTCCAGGGTGAGCGCGAGATCGCCCAGTACAACAAGAAGCTCGGTGTCTTCGACCTGACCGGCCTCCCGCCGGCGCCGCGCGGCGTGCCGCAGATCGAGGTCACCTTCGACATCGACGCCAACGGCATCGTCAACGTGACCGCCAAGGACCTGGGCACCGGCCGCGAGCAGTCGGTGACCATCTCCGGTGGGTCGGCCATGAGCAAGGACGACATCGACCGCATGGTCAGCGAGGCCGAGCAGTACGCGGAGGAGGACCGCAAGCGCCGCGAGGAGGCCGAGGTCCGTAACAACGCCGACTCCCTCGTCTACCAGACCGAGAAGGTCATCAAGGAGAACGAGGACAAGATCCCGGCCGACGTCAAGGCCGAGACCGAGGCAGCGGTGGGCGAGCTCAAGACGGCGCTCGAGGGCTCCGACGTCGAGGCGATCCGCTCCGCGAGCGAGAAGGTCGCGCTGGCCAGCCAGAAGATCGGCTCCGCGATCTACGGCCAGGGCCAGGGCGCCGACGGCGCCGCCGGTGCGGGGGCCGAGGGTGCCACCGCCGACGCGGGCGCTCAGGCCGTCGACGACGTCGTCGACGCTGAGATCGTCGACGAGGAGAACGGCAAGCGGAACGGCAACGCCTGA
- a CDS encoding heterodisulfide reductase-related iron-sulfur binding cluster, which produces MLYMILGIITTAFAVVGLAVFAIGIRHMVRTVGIGRPIEGERKGPFGQRLTNTLIETLGHTRMLKWRWIGVAHWFVMVSFPLLAFTVAEAHGEVWNPQFHLPIIYDWTIYGLAVEVIAAFSLAGIVGLAIYRQVKGPRTLGRESRFENSRHWQAYYVEAYIVGLLVAIFVIRGFKVAMGDFPFPVWATPVSHAVGAVLPPSEAGLALVAAFKLIISWMFFMVLAWILTMGIGWHRFTAPVNIYLKRFTNGDVALGPAKQMMDKTGEKPLDFEEADPDEDPFGVGKIEDFTWKGLLDFTTCTECGRCQSQCPAWNTGKPLSPKKLVMDLREHAYAKAPYLLQGITAETLEEKQKEDESHADMDVLSLLGAPLVGTEEEGGIIHPDVLWSCTNCGACVEQCPVDIEHVDHILDMRRYQVMIESSFPSEANTLLKNLENKGNPWGMAEDKRLDWMSELDFEVPVVEDKLPEGTEYLFWVGCAGALEDRAKKTTKAIAELLHMAGVKFAVLGGMEACTGDPARRLGMEFIFQMLAQQNVETLNEVGATKIVASCPHCFNTLGNEYPQLGGDYDVIHHSQLLAKLVEDGRLTPMQPIEENITYHDPCFLGRHNKVYTPPRDIMAQVPGIQTKEMHRHKERGFCCGAGGARMWMEERIGKRINTERVDEALTTDPDTVSTACPFCQVMLGDAINEKKSKGEAKETLEVVDVSQLLLRSVKGDAPTTDAEPEKENA; this is translated from the coding sequence ATGCTCTACATGATCCTGGGGATCATCACGACCGCCTTCGCCGTGGTCGGGCTGGCCGTGTTCGCCATTGGCATCCGCCATATGGTGCGCACCGTGGGCATCGGCCGGCCGATCGAAGGCGAGCGCAAGGGACCCTTTGGTCAGCGACTGACGAACACGCTGATCGAGACACTCGGGCACACGCGCATGCTCAAGTGGCGCTGGATCGGCGTCGCGCACTGGTTCGTCATGGTCTCGTTCCCGCTTCTGGCGTTCACGGTCGCCGAAGCGCACGGTGAGGTGTGGAACCCGCAGTTCCACCTCCCGATCATCTACGACTGGACCATCTACGGCCTGGCCGTGGAGGTCATCGCCGCGTTCAGCCTCGCCGGGATCGTCGGCCTGGCGATCTACCGGCAGGTGAAGGGGCCCCGGACGCTCGGCCGCGAGTCCCGCTTCGAGAACTCCCGGCACTGGCAGGCCTACTACGTCGAGGCCTACATCGTCGGCCTGCTGGTGGCCATCTTCGTGATCCGCGGCTTCAAGGTCGCGATGGGCGACTTCCCGTTCCCCGTGTGGGCCACCCCGGTCTCCCACGCCGTGGGCGCCGTGCTGCCGCCGAGCGAGGCCGGGCTCGCGCTCGTGGCCGCGTTCAAGCTGATCATCTCCTGGATGTTCTTCATGGTGCTGGCCTGGATCCTCACCATGGGCATCGGGTGGCACCGCTTCACCGCGCCGGTCAACATCTACTTGAAGCGCTTCACCAACGGCGACGTCGCGCTTGGCCCGGCCAAGCAGATGATGGACAAGACCGGCGAGAAGCCGCTCGACTTCGAGGAGGCCGACCCCGACGAGGACCCGTTCGGCGTCGGCAAGATCGAGGACTTCACCTGGAAGGGCCTGCTCGACTTCACCACCTGCACGGAGTGCGGACGGTGCCAGTCGCAGTGCCCCGCCTGGAACACCGGCAAGCCGCTCTCGCCCAAGAAGCTGGTCATGGACCTGCGGGAGCACGCCTACGCCAAGGCGCCCTACCTGCTGCAGGGCATCACCGCGGAGACGCTGGAGGAGAAGCAGAAGGAGGACGAGAGCCACGCCGACATGGACGTGCTCTCGCTGCTCGGCGCGCCGCTCGTCGGGACCGAGGAGGAGGGGGGCATCATCCACCCCGACGTCCTGTGGTCCTGCACCAACTGCGGCGCCTGCGTCGAGCAGTGCCCGGTCGACATCGAGCACGTCGACCACATCCTCGACATGCGCCGCTACCAGGTGATGATCGAGTCGAGCTTCCCCTCCGAGGCGAACACGCTGCTCAAGAACCTGGAGAACAAGGGCAACCCGTGGGGGATGGCCGAGGACAAGCGCCTCGACTGGATGTCCGAGCTCGACTTCGAGGTCCCCGTCGTCGAGGACAAGCTCCCCGAGGGCACCGAGTACCTGTTCTGGGTGGGCTGCGCCGGTGCCCTGGAGGACCGCGCGAAGAAGACCACCAAGGCCATCGCCGAACTGCTGCACATGGCCGGGGTCAAGTTCGCGGTGCTCGGCGGCATGGAGGCGTGCACCGGTGACCCGGCGCGCCGCCTGGGCATGGAGTTCATCTTCCAGATGCTCGCCCAGCAGAACGTGGAGACGCTGAACGAGGTCGGCGCCACCAAGATCGTGGCCAGCTGCCCGCACTGCTTCAACACGCTCGGCAACGAGTACCCGCAGCTCGGCGGTGACTACGACGTCATCCACCACAGCCAGCTGCTGGCCAAGCTGGTGGAGGACGGCCGGCTCACCCCGATGCAGCCGATCGAGGAGAACATCACCTACCACGACCCCTGCTTCCTGGGTCGGCACAACAAGGTCTACACGCCGCCCCGCGACATCATGGCGCAGGTCCCCGGCATCCAGACCAAGGAGATGCACCGGCACAAGGAGCGCGGCTTCTGCTGTGGCGCGGGTGGCGCCCGGATGTGGATGGAGGAGCGGATCGGCAAGCGCATCAACACCGAGCGGGTGGACGAGGCGCTGACGACCGACCCGGACACCGTGTCCACCGCGTGCCCGTTCTGCCAGGTCATGCTGGGCGACGCCATTAACGAGAAGAAGTCCAAGGGCGAGGCCAAGGAGACCCTGGAGGTCGTGGACGTCTCGCAGCTCCTGCTCCGCTCGGTCAA